The nucleotide window tgtttgtgtgtgttctttGCCTCTGTCGCCGATGAGCCCTTAATTGCTTCCTACTTATGTttacttgtttaaaaaagatGGATTTGGGGACTTTATATTGAAAACTGGGTTGATAAAAAAGATTTTATGCCCTTGTTATAAAGTTAAAAGGTAATTTGtcatattcattctttttttttagtataatAGTTTTCTCAAATGCGTCTAAATCTTGTGTTTGTATCCTTGGTCAAATGTTTAGAGATACTTTCCTATTCAATAGAATGAGAGTTTCTCAGAACTTTTGTCCATAAGTTTACTTAATAAAACTTGTTAGTTATTGAAAAGTAaaccttttatttattaaatatgtttatttctTGTTGTATACAAGTGACAATCCTTCATCTGCAAGACTTACTATCCCGTTTTtgttacattatttatttatattttgaccaTTTGTTTAGtagatttgaacatttttaaaacaaaatttatgttttaatgaaaatattctaTTTCAAACTTATTTcatacaattttaaatgttttaattgaattggggttcttttaaaaatgtaagtttGCCTTTGTGCTTCTTAATTGTATGTCAAATCAATTATTACATTTCTTATACTCGCCATGTACATTTTGATCCTGATATGATAGTGTATTGTGTTAAGTTCTCTTAGAATGCAGAATCTATGTATCAATCTCTTAGAAAAACATCcaattttcttctctttttagaTGATTCCGGAACAGGAACAGCCAACTCGGACGATGTTCCAGAACTGGCAGGCAAGCTGGGTAATAAACACATTTGTGTATTTAATCATGCTGAAAAAGGCGCTGAAAAAGGTCACGTGAGGTCAAAGGCTCCAAATAATTTTGCCGCAAACCGCATCGAGTCGCACGTCAAACCAAAGGCCGCGACAAACGCTTTCTCGTTTGGCCATCATTTAGGCCGCACGCTTTCCGCTGACGCCGCGATGATGGGAAAAGGCGTTTTCTTTCTGACCTGGCGGTGAACCTCCCTCTCCATCTGCTCCGTGCTCACCTCCCCTTTGATTTAAACTCGTGTTCCACAGCATCAGTCCGTTACTCTGTGCTGTGTTTTATTTGCATCTCGAAGGCTCGGAGCTCCTTTCtcctgtttttcttcttcttctttttgattTACGTTCAAACACGcagctccgcctcctcctcctgtcTGGTTAAAGATGGTTCGGGGCCCGTCCGGTAGCGTTCCTCTATGAGTCGACGGGGACAAAAGGGGGCCAGACTTGAAAGCCTTTTGGGGAATGTTTGTTGTGCGATCCCGCCCAGTGGAGAGCCATTTATAAGAACGTGTCACATAACTCTTTCCACCCGCTTGTTTACATGGCGCTGCAATAACAGGCATGTTTTCATGTGTGGCTGCTGGGGGGTGCAACCCCCCATAAAATAcaagaataaaaaatagaattcttGGCCTTTCTTAACTGCTCGCGCCATCTCAGATTGGGATTTttcacattgattgtttttgaataaccttttaaattgtttatttctttgatatcctttttaaaattaagttaattaaaagattttttcctatattttatgtttttttatcttcTCTTCTACATGGAATTTGATATTcttcaaatatttataaataacgTTAATAAGATGAAGTACTCATATATTTTTTCAGGATTTTTAACATCATTGTTTGAAATTATTACTAGTTTTTACATATGGTTAGCTGACAAAATATTTAACAAACactaattttaaaattaaattaatttaaaaaaaaaatcctatactTAGGGTTTTCATGTTCTTTTCTACATGGAATTTGATATTcttcaaatatttataaataacgTTAATAAAATGTCAAGTATTTTTTCAGGATTTTTAACATCATTGTTTGAAATTATTACTAGTTTTTACATATGTTAGCTGACAAAATATTTAACAAACactaattttaaaattaaattaattaagtttttttcctatacttaattttttttatgttctctTCTACATGGAATTGGATATTcttcaaatatttataaataacgTTAATAAAATGAAGTACTCATATATTTTTTCAGGATTTTTAACATCATTGTTTGAAATTATTACTAGTTTTTACATATGGTTAGCTGacaaaatatttaacaaaaactAATTTGAGAATAAAACTTATTTGAATAATTATGCTTGAAACAAATCCCCACGTAcataaaaatgattcatttcttTAATATGTTCATATTTTCAGCTCATGTAATTGCAAATGATTTATTATtgacaagcatgtttttttctgtgcaaTTCTGCTCATCCTTTCCAATGCAAAATagtcacacaaaaaataaataagtaaaagacTTTTATTGCTCACTGTTGGCACATCCCACAGCGCGTCCTCGCTTCACCCAGCCCGCCAAAATGAGGAAGCGCGTCATCGCCCGGCCGGTGGGCAGCTCGGTACGCCTCAAGTGCGCCGCCAGCGGCAACCCTCGGCCCGACATCCTGTGGTTAAAAGATGGGCGGCCACTATCCCGTGGCGACCACGGCGGCGGCGAAGAAGACGGAAAGAAGAAATGGACTCTGACTTTGAAGAACCTGGCGCCGGAGCACAGCGGCAAGTACACGTGTCGCGTGTCCAACCGAGCGGGACACATCAACGCCACCTACAAAGTGGAAGTCATacgtaagtcttttttttttttttaccagaactttgttttatattcaaatttggtgggtgcggcttatactcaggtgcggcttatagtcaGGTGcgcctgtttttttcttcttcactagTTGTATCGTGAGTAGATTGATTTCCTGACCATGTGTCGACAGAGCGTACAAACTCCAAGCCCATCCTGACGGGAACCCACCCGGTCAACACGACGGTGGACTACGGCGGCAGCACGTCCTTCCAGTGCAAAGTCCGCAGCGACGTCAAGCCGGTGATTCAGTGGCTCAAGCGGGTGGAGGCCGGCGACGAGAGTAAATTCAACTCCACGCTGGAGGTGCGTGTGCCCACATTTCGCTCAATGTGAATGGAGAAAACGGCACTAATATGCGACATTATAGTCACTATATTTAGTACCAAACCTCCCTACAACATTACAAAATACAAGTAATAGActtgaaatgtatttataaatttaaaatacTGAGGTTTAAATATTGCAAAATCAAACAAATTCACTccttaaataaataatgataaaacaGTGCAGTAAATGAATATCAAGTATGCtaaaagacattaataaataacaaaaaatacacaCTTTGTGGTAAAATCTTTATTAGTAAGAAAAAATATACGTATACTATAaggcacttttatttaaaaataataattttagtaaACAAATAGACTCGAgctgttagcgcgtcggcctcacagctctggggtcctgggttcaaatccaggtcacgtccacctgtgtggagtttgcatgttctccccgggcctgcatgggttttctccggctactccaatttcctcccacattccaaaaacatgtaggataagctgattggacacactaaattgcccctagcgaggattgattggttgtccgtctccttgccctgcgattggctggccaccaattcagggtgtcccaccgcctctggcccggagtccgctgggataggctgcagcacccccgcgagcctaatgaggataaaccggtttagaaaatgacatgagCAAACAAATATAAACAATTGATCCATTTCCTATCCCAAGAACAAAAGAGTTCCCGTTAAGACCGATTGTCTGTTGTCGCTCAGGTGGGGGACCACCGTTACGTAGTCCTGCCCACCGGGGACGTGTGGTCCCGGCCCGACGGCTCGTACCTCAACAAGCTTCTGATCACCCGTGCCAAGAAGGAGGACGCCGGCATGTACATCTGCCTGGGCGCCAACACCATGGGATACAGTTTCAGGAGCGCCTACCTCACTGTCCTGCCGGGTAATCTGACCTATGACCTTTACTATTATGAGCAAACCCGCATAATTCTCAAGAACTATTCACTAATCCCTATCGCGCTGCAGATGTGAAGAAGCCCCAAAACAACGTGGTCCCCACCGCCGTCTCGCCCAGCCTACCCTGGCCCGTCATCATCGGGATACCGGTGGGCGTGACCTTTGTCCTAGGGACCGCCCTCCTGTGGCTCTGCCAGTCCAAACGCAGAtgcccttcttcttcttcgtcttcttcctcctcgtcttcctcgcAAGCCTCCTCCGCCACCGTCCAGCGGCTCCCGGTGGCGGGGCGCGAGCGAGCGTGCCCCGGCGCCGACAAGGAGGGCCTGTCTTACGAGGACTACGCGGCCCACCAGAATCAGCCGCTGACCTCCTCGTCCAAGCTGTACCCCAAAATCTACACACACGAcgtccacacacacacgcactcgcACGTGGACGGGAAAGTCCACCAACACCAGCACATTCACTACCAATGTTAGCGACGGAGGGACAAACCACAGCCGCGAcactttagtgcattttggaaCACGATGAAGAATGtataaagagtttttttttttgtaaacaatgaAAAGTCCCtcagagtatttttttttctcgaaaagCTAACAATAGTTCCCATATTCTGGCCTTTAAACTTTGTGTCTTCTGTATATAGTAAAATATGATTATATAGCATTTAGCATGCTTTTGTATAAATGTCATAATGTGCGTGTCATATTATCGTTTCAGTTTTGGCTCGCCAAAGAGATGCATCAACCATATTTGTTTCACTGGGAGGAGAGGAAGGCGGAAAACGTAAACAAAAAACGCTgctaaaaaactgcaaaaagtaCTGCAAAGCACTCTGTGGACAATTCTTCAGGTACATCTTCGTCTTTTgtgcatttttagttttacatgaTATTGGTGGATTAGCAAGACGTACAAAAAATCCTTGAGAAAACTTTCTAATTTGGTTTGAAGAAAAGATTTTACATGAATTTTGACCATTTATTCCAAAGAGAAACTTGCCACCAATACCATTTTCTTTTATGATCATTTATTCGCAGCCAACAATTATTATCTATTATCAGtc belongs to Stigmatopora argus isolate UIUO_Sarg chromosome 9, RoL_Sarg_1.0, whole genome shotgun sequence and includes:
- the fgfrl1a gene encoding fibroblast growth factor receptor-like 1a, which codes for MLKISKSPAMTSLLFHLLLLQSVLISGAARGPPRVSERVSHRQSARLGRTAKLPCPVEGDPPPLIMWTKGGRNIHSGWTRFRVLQHALRIKEVEADDGGSYVCKATNGFGSVSVNYTLIIIDDSGTGTANSDDVPELAGKLARPRFTQPAKMRKRVIARPVGSSVRLKCAASGNPRPDILWLKDGRPLSRGDHGGGEEDGKKKWTLTLKNLAPEHSGKYTCRVSNRAGHINATYKVEVIQRTNSKPILTGTHPVNTTVDYGGSTSFQCKVRSDVKPVIQWLKRVEAGDESKFNSTLEVGDHRYVVLPTGDVWSRPDGSYLNKLLITRAKKEDAGMYICLGANTMGYSFRSAYLTVLPDVKKPQNNVVPTAVSPSLPWPVIIGIPVGVTFVLGTALLWLCQSKRRCPSSSSSSSSSSSSQASSATVQRLPVAGRERACPGADKEGLSYEDYAAHQNQPLTSSSKLYPKIYTHDVHTHTHSHVDGKVHQHQHIHYQC